CCGCCATCGATCCGCGGCGTACCGCGCCCGCGGACCGGGTCGGCCAGGATGCGCGCGAGGCCTGGACGCGCTACGCGCTGGCCGCGCCGGTGATGTTCATCCGCGCCGAGGCCGGGCCGTGGACCGTGCCGGTGGGGCTCACCTTCTCCGACTGGCTGGCCGGCCGCGGCCCGCGACCGGCCGAGCAGGACGACCTGGCCTACCACTTGACCACCCTGTTCCCACCGGTGCGCCCGCGCGGACACCTGGAGCTGCGCGCGATCGACGCGCAGCGCACCGACGCGGACTGGTCAGCTGCGTTGACCTTCGTCTGGGCGCTGGTCTCCGATCCGCGCGCGGCCGATGCTGCCCGTGAGGCGTTGGCGCCGCTGGCCGCCGATCCGCAGGTGCCCGCCCGTGCGGTGCGCGACGGGCTGACCGACCCGCTGTTGGCCCGGGTCGCCCGGCGCTGCTTCGAGGTGGCGGGTGAGGCCTGCGATCGATTGAACGTGTCGGGATTACGCACGGACCTCGACAGGTTCAACGAAGGCTATGTCGCACGCGGACGCTGCCCGGCCGATGACACCCTGGCCGAGTTTGGCGCCGCGCCGAGTATGGAGGTGCCGTGCCCGGCGATCGCCTGAGCGACCCGGAGCGAACCCGCAGTCGGTTGCGCGCGGACCTGGACCGGGCCCGCAGCCGCACCTCGACGCTCACCTCCGCGGTCTGCGACGCCGAACTGACCCGGCAGCATTCGCCGTTGATGTCACCGTTGGTCTGGGACCTCGCGCACATCGGCAACCAGGAGGAGTTGTGGTTACTGCGCCGGTTGGCCGATCGACCGGCCCTGCTGGCGCCGGGCATCGACGAGCTGTATGACGCGTTTCGCCACCCGCGGGCGGATCGGCCCACCCTGCCGTTGCTGGACCCCACCGAGTCACGCCGCTATATCGCGCAGGTGCGCGACCGGGTCTCGGATCTGCTGGAGGCCACCCCGCTGGATGGCCCGGAGCGCTTGCTGGACCAGGGTTTCGCGTTCGCGATGATTGCCCAACACGAGCAGCAGCATGTGGAGACCATGCTGGCCACCCATCAGTTGCGGGTGGGCCCGGCAGTGCTGAGCGCGCCGGATGCCCCGCACCGGCCGGTGCCGGCCCTGCCGACCGAGGTGCTGATCCCCGCCGGGGAGTTTGAGATGGGCACCGATCTGGACCCCTGGGCGCTGGACAACGAGCGGCCCGCGCACCGAGTGCAGGTGCCCGCGTTCTGCATCGACACGACGCCGGTCAGCAACGCCGCGTACGCTCGCTTCATCGCGGCGGGTGGCTACACCGATCCGCGGTGGTGGCATCCGGACGGGTGGGCGCATGTGCAGTCCGCCGGGTTGGTCGCGCCGCAGTTCTGGTCCCCGGACGGCGCCGGGGGTTGGGCGGTGTTGCGCTTCGGCGAACTCCTCCCGGTGCACCCGGACGAGCCCGTGCAACACGTGTGCTGGTACGAGGCGGACGCCTACGCACACTGGTGCGGTCGGCGGTTGCCCACCGAGGTGGAGTGGGAGAAGGCCGCCCGACACGACCCGATCACCGGGCGATCCCGCCGCTATCCCTGGGGTGAGGACGATCCCGGCCCGCAGCACGCGAATCTGGGCGGCCGTCACCTCGGTCCGGCCGGCGTGGGTGCCTATGAGCAGGGCGCCTCGGCATTCGGCGTGCAGCAAATGATCGGGGATGTCTGGGAGTGGACGTCGAGTGATTTCCGCGGCTACCCGGGCTTCACTCCCTTCCCCTACCGGGAGTACTCCGAGGTGTTCTTCGGCCGGGAGTTCAAGGTGCTCCGCGGCGGGTCCTGGGCGGTAGATCCGGTGGCCTGCCGGGGCACGTTCCGCAACTGGGACTACCCGATCCGTCGGCACATCTTCGCCGGCCTGCGCACCGCGCGCGACGCCGGGCGCGAGGAGGCTGCGGGCTGATGTGCCGTCACTTCGCTTATCTGGGGCCGGTGGTGCCGTTGGCGCACCTCGTGCTCGCTCCCCCCCACGGCCTGACGGAGCAGTCCTACCGGCCACGCCGGCAGCGCTACGGCAATGTGAATGTGGACGGGTTCGGCGTCGGCTGGTACCCGGTCAACGATCCGACGCCGGTCCGCTACCGACGTGCCGTGCCGATCTGGACCGACGCCAACCTCGCCGGAGTACTGGCCCCCGTGCACACCGCCGCGGCGATGGGCGCGGTG
The sequence above is drawn from the Sporichthyaceae bacterium genome and encodes:
- the egtB gene encoding ergothioneine biosynthesis protein EgtB, whose protein sequence is MPGDRLSDPERTRSRLRADLDRARSRTSTLTSAVCDAELTRQHSPLMSPLVWDLAHIGNQEELWLLRRLADRPALLAPGIDELYDAFRHPRADRPTLPLLDPTESRRYIAQVRDRVSDLLEATPLDGPERLLDQGFAFAMIAQHEQQHVETMLATHQLRVGPAVLSAPDAPHRPVPALPTEVLIPAGEFEMGTDLDPWALDNERPAHRVQVPAFCIDTTPVSNAAYARFIAAGGYTDPRWWHPDGWAHVQSAGLVAPQFWSPDGAGGWAVLRFGELLPVHPDEPVQHVCWYEADAYAHWCGRRLPTEVEWEKAARHDPITGRSRRYPWGEDDPGPQHANLGGRHLGPAGVGAYEQGASAFGVQQMIGDVWEWTSSDFRGYPGFTPFPYREYSEVFFGREFKVLRGGSWAVDPVACRGTFRNWDYPIRRHIFAGLRTARDAGREEAAG